A section of the Plutella xylostella chromosome 18, ilPluXylo3.1, whole genome shotgun sequence genome encodes:
- the LOC119692746 gene encoding glycerophosphodiester phosphodiesterase GDPD6 — MDMCPKTRWLVATSALFLVAVCRSVDATGCLKQDTPQFCSPLIIGHGGASGYVPEHTLGSYALAVTLGADYVEPDLVITRDHQLIARHENDISATTDVAERAEFAPRRATKTIDGKQVTGWFTEDFTLDEIKSLRARERIPETRPGNARLDGAFQVPTLQEIIDLVQSLQVSQRRVIGVYPEIKHSTYFKRLGLPMEQLVADVLHKNGYVGPEAAVFIQSFEIDNLKELRNMTELRLLQLLDSPEMRPADQDHETGITYAEMATRKGLQAVGQYASAVGPEKSYVIPLDAEGRLLSPTSFVRDAHDAGLKVHPYTFRREDMFLPLQFRSGDAMGDMAGELRAFVDAGVDGLFTDQPDVAARLRGPCL; from the coding sequence ATGGACATGTGCCCAAAAACACGGTGGCTGGTGGCGACCAGTGCACTATTCCTCGTCGCGGTTTGTCGGTCCGTGGATGCCACTGGCTGTCTGAAGCAGGACACTCCTCAGTTCTGCTCGCCCCTGATCATCGGTCACGGCGGCGCCAGCGGATACGTCCCAGAACACACCCTGGGCTCCTACGCGCTGGCAGTGACCCTCGGCGCGGACTACGTGGAGCCGGACCTGGTCATCACCCGCGACCACCAGCTCATCGCGCGCCACGAGAACGACATCTCCGCCACCACCGACGTGGCCGAGCGCGCCGAGttcgcgccgcgccgcgccaccAAGACCATCGACGGCAAGCAGGTCACGGGCTGGTTCACCGAGGACTTCACCCTCGACGAGATCAAGAGCCTGCGCGCGAGGGAGCGCATCCCCGAGACCCGCCCCGGCAACGCGCGCCTGGACGGGGCCTTCCAGGTGCCCACGCTGCAGGAGATCATCGACCTCGTGCAGAGCCTGCAAGTGAGCCAGCGCAGAGTCATTGGGGTGTACCCGGAGATCAAGCACAGCACGTACTTCAAGCGCCTGGGGCTGCCCATGGAGCAGCTCGTGGCGGACGTGCTGCACAAGAACGGCTACGTCGGCCCCGAGGCGGCGGTCTTCATACAGTCCTTCGAGATAGACAACTTGAAGGAGCTGAGGAACATGACGGAGCTGCGCCTGCTGCAGCTGCTGGACAGCCCAGAGATGCGTCCGGCCGACCAGGATCACGAAACTGGAATCACGTACGCGGAGATGGCAACCCGCAAAGGTCTGCAGGCGGTGGGGCAGTATGCTTCTGCCGTGGGGCCAGAAAAAAGCTACGTAATCCCTTTGGATGCGGAGGGGCGGCTGCTGTCTCCGACCAGCTTCGTGCGAGACGCCCACGACGCGGGGCTCAAGGTGCACCCCTACACATTCCGTCGGGAGGACATGTTTCTTCCACTGCAGTTCCGCAGCGGAGACGCCATGGGTGACATGGCCGGGGAGCTGCGAGCCTTCGTGGACGCCGGCGTCGACGGACTGTTCACGGACCAGCCCGACGTGGCGGCGCGGCTAAGAGGACCCTGCCTGTAG